The following are encoded together in the Daucus carota subsp. sativus chromosome 5, DH1 v3.0, whole genome shotgun sequence genome:
- the LOC108222709 gene encoding uncharacterized protein At1g03900 gives MSFEEDDDSFEHTLLVVREVSVFKIPPRSTSGGYKCGEWLQSDKIWSGRLRVVSCKDRCEIRLEDPNSSDLFAACFIAPGQRENAVESVLDSSRYFVLKIEDGTGKHAFIGLGFAERNEAFDFNVALSDHDKYVKREGEKEVGESSSDNHIDIHPAVNQRLKEGETIRINVKNKPSSGTGMLSAAGLSGGVSAAGKPKLLALVPPPNAAGKLRTPLPPPPNDPAAVRMTSSSPDGALKGPKEASRRSADTFADLSQLERNLPSTTGSSTKSTGAGWAAF, from the exons ATGTCGTTCGAAGAAGACGACGACTCATTCGAGCACACTCTCCTCGTAGTCCGCGAAGTCTCCGTCTTCAAAATCCCCCCTCGCTCCACCTCCGGCGGTTACAAGTGCGGCGAGTGGCTCCAGTCCGACAAGATCTGGTCCGGGCGCCTCCGCGTTGTCTCCTGCAAAGACCGCTGCGAGATCCGACTCGAGGATCCTAATTCCTCCGATCTTTTCGCCGCCTGTTTTATCGCGCCAGGTCAGCGAGAGAATGCTGTCGAATCGGTGCTTGATTCGTCCAGGTACTTCGTGTTGAAGATTGAGGATGGGACTGGGAAGCACGCGTTTATCGGGTTAGGGTTTGCGGAGCGAAATGAGGCGTTTGATTTTAATGTGGCGTTATCGGATCACGATAAGTATGTCAAGAGAGAGGGGGAGAAGGAGGTTGGAGAGAGTAGCAGCGATAATCATATCGATATTCACCCAGCGGTTAATCAGAGATTGAAG GAGGGTGAAACCATCAGGATAAACGTGAAGAACAAACCATCCAGTGGAACTGGCATGCTTTCAGCTGCAGGTTTGTCCGGTGGAGTTTCTGCAGCTGGAAAACCAAAATTGCTTGCTCTTGTTCCTCCACCAAATGCTGCAGGAAAACTTAGAACTCCATTACCACCCCCACCAAATGATCCTGCTGCTGTTCGTATGACTTCTTCGAGTCCTGATGGTGCACTTAAAGGGCCCAAAGAAGCTAGTAGGCGTTCTGCTGATACCTTCGCGGATCTATCTCAACTTGAG AGAAATCTGCCGTCCACAACTGGATCATCAACTAAAAGCACTGGGGCTGGATGGGCAGCATTTTGA